A window of Streptomyces puniciscabiei contains these coding sequences:
- a CDS encoding ATP-binding protein, which yields MTKHLGGTVIPTGFDVPVEPLRRAAHYTGEPGCIAEARAFAAHFLEQLRTEWCATADRRADGELLLVVSELVTNADQHSNGPYILELEGTDNAVTVSVYDSSSALPRRFPKNPERVGRHGMEIVHALASEVTAERVPVGKRVRARFELSR from the coding sequence ATGACCAAGCACCTGGGCGGGACAGTGATACCGACTGGTTTCGACGTACCCGTGGAGCCGCTGCGGCGCGCGGCGCACTACACCGGTGAACCCGGTTGCATCGCCGAGGCGCGCGCCTTCGCCGCCCACTTCCTGGAGCAGCTGCGCACCGAGTGGTGCGCCACCGCCGACCGCCGCGCCGACGGCGAGCTGCTCCTCGTCGTCAGTGAACTCGTCACCAACGCCGACCAGCACAGCAACGGCCCGTACATCCTGGAACTGGAAGGCACGGACAACGCCGTCACGGTGAGCGTCTACGACAGCAGTTCCGCCCTGCCCCGCCGCTTCCCCAAGAACCCCGAACGTGTCGGACGGCACGGCATGGAGATCGTGCACGCCCTGGCCTCGGAGGTCACGGCGGAGCGTGTGCCCGTGGGCAAGCGGGTGCGTGCCCGCTTCGAGCTGAGCCGCTGA
- a CDS encoding FHA domain-containing protein produces MAERPIAPTAPELVLETDTGSTLMSPGHDYHVGRDPLSDIVLDDARVSWHHAVLRCDHDRWTLTDRHSTNGTYADGRRIAESDVRPGSVIRFGNPTDGPRAVLAGAPRPAPDRPSSVSLPLLTGTFRRPSSVRPLPVRSVRIGRGTDNDLVVDDLIVSRRHAELRAHSDGTYEIVDLGSHNGTYLNGRPVTRAALGPGDIVGIGHSAFCLVGDQLQEYVDTGEISLDVQDLTVAVDGGRKVLLDHVSFPVGEKCLLAVVGPSGAGKSTLLNALTGQRPADRGTVLYDGRDLYRDYAELRQRIGLVPQDDILHPQLTVRAALTYAAELRFPEDTAAAERRARVDEVIRELGLEQRAGQPVHSLSGGQRKRVSVALELLTKPSLLFLDEPTSGLDPGMDRSVMTMLRGLADDGRTVVVVTHSVLSLGVCDRLLVLAPGGKVAYYGQPDDALAFFGFEQWPEAFEAFDRDPDRDWAREYRESPFHRHYVAEASTQPHHPGPAPVSPAPPPRPRGWGAQLGTLIRRYAAVLGSDRTFLLVMIALPFVMGAMARALAGGRLARDTAMNALLILCVGAVLTGAANAVRELVKERVVYQRERAVGLPRSAYLMSKIVVLGTISVVQAVVLTLVALLGVDLNTPGGRGVLLPPLAEITLAAALLAFTAMMLGLLVSALVRKEEVTMPLLVLLAIVQVVFCGALLPLSGVPGLEQLSWLVPSRWALGAMAGTVGLSRIVPGKLTADPLFRHSTGVWLLDLAMLVVLSVVYGLVVAVLLRRREPAVMRK; encoded by the coding sequence ATGGCGGAGCGGCCGATCGCCCCGACGGCGCCCGAACTCGTCCTGGAGACCGACACGGGCTCCACGCTCATGAGCCCGGGCCATGACTACCACGTCGGACGCGACCCGTTGAGCGACATCGTCCTCGACGATGCCCGGGTCTCGTGGCACCACGCCGTCCTGCGCTGTGACCACGACCGCTGGACCCTGACGGACCGGCACAGCACCAACGGCACCTACGCCGACGGCCGCCGGATCGCCGAGTCGGACGTGCGCCCCGGCAGTGTGATCCGCTTCGGCAACCCCACCGACGGCCCCCGCGCGGTCCTCGCCGGCGCCCCACGGCCCGCCCCTGACCGCCCCTCCTCCGTGTCGCTGCCCCTGCTGACCGGCACCTTCCGCCGGCCCAGCAGTGTGCGCCCGCTGCCGGTGCGCTCGGTCCGCATCGGCCGGGGCACCGACAACGACCTGGTGGTGGACGACCTGATCGTCTCCCGTCGGCACGCCGAACTGCGCGCCCACTCCGACGGCACCTACGAGATCGTCGACCTCGGCAGCCACAACGGCACCTATCTCAACGGCCGGCCCGTCACCCGCGCGGCCCTGGGCCCCGGCGACATCGTCGGCATCGGCCACTCCGCGTTCTGCCTGGTCGGTGACCAACTCCAGGAGTACGTCGACACCGGCGAGATCTCCCTCGACGTCCAGGACCTCACCGTCGCCGTCGACGGCGGGCGCAAGGTGCTCCTCGACCACGTGTCCTTCCCGGTGGGCGAGAAGTGCCTGCTCGCGGTGGTCGGACCGAGCGGCGCGGGCAAATCCACGCTGCTGAACGCCCTGACCGGGCAGCGGCCCGCCGACCGCGGCACCGTCCTGTACGACGGCCGCGACCTCTACCGCGACTACGCCGAACTGCGCCAGCGCATCGGTCTGGTCCCCCAGGACGACATCCTGCACCCCCAGCTCACCGTCCGGGCGGCCCTCACCTACGCCGCCGAACTGCGCTTCCCCGAGGACACCGCCGCGGCCGAGCGACGGGCCCGGGTGGACGAGGTCATCCGGGAACTCGGCCTGGAACAGCGCGCCGGCCAGCCCGTGCACAGCCTCTCCGGCGGACAGCGCAAGCGGGTCAGCGTGGCCCTGGAGCTGCTCACCAAACCCTCGCTGCTCTTCCTGGACGAGCCGACCTCCGGCCTCGATCCCGGCATGGACCGGTCCGTGATGACCATGCTGCGCGGCCTCGCCGACGACGGCCGCACCGTCGTCGTGGTCACCCACAGCGTCCTCAGCCTCGGTGTCTGCGACCGCCTCCTGGTGCTGGCCCCCGGCGGCAAGGTGGCCTACTACGGGCAACCCGACGACGCCCTCGCCTTCTTCGGCTTCGAGCAGTGGCCGGAGGCCTTCGAGGCCTTCGACCGTGATCCCGACCGCGACTGGGCCAGGGAGTACCGCGAGTCGCCGTTCCACCGGCACTACGTCGCCGAGGCCTCCACCCAGCCCCACCACCCGGGTCCGGCCCCCGTCTCCCCGGCACCGCCGCCCCGCCCCCGCGGCTGGGGCGCCCAGCTCGGCACCCTGATCCGCCGTTACGCGGCCGTCCTCGGCTCCGACCGCACCTTCCTGCTCGTCATGATCGCCCTGCCGTTCGTCATGGGCGCCATGGCACGCGCCCTGGCCGGCGGCCGGCTCGCCCGGGACACCGCGATGAACGCGCTGCTCATCCTGTGCGTCGGCGCCGTGCTGACCGGCGCCGCCAACGCGGTGCGCGAACTCGTCAAGGAACGCGTCGTCTACCAGCGCGAACGCGCCGTCGGCCTGCCCCGTTCGGCCTATCTGATGTCCAAGATCGTGGTGCTCGGCACGATCAGCGTCGTCCAGGCCGTCGTCCTCACCCTGGTCGCCCTCCTCGGCGTCGACCTGAACACCCCCGGCGGCCGGGGCGTCCTGCTGCCGCCGCTCGCCGAGATCACGCTGGCCGCCGCCCTGCTCGCGTTCACCGCGATGATGCTCGGCCTGCTCGTCTCCGCGCTGGTGCGCAAGGAGGAGGTGACGATGCCGCTGCTGGTGCTGCTCGCCATCGTCCAGGTCGTGTTCTGCGGGGCGCTGCTCCCGCTCAGCGGTGTGCCGGGACTGGAGCAGCTGTCCTGGCTCGTGCCCTCCCGCTGGGCGCTCGGCGCCATGGCCGGCACGGTCGGGCTGTCCCGGATCGTCCCCGGCAAGCTGACCGCCGACCCCCTGTTCCGTCACTCGACGGGTGTCTGGCTGCTCGACCTGGCCATGCTGGTGGTGCTCTCCGTCGTCTACGGGCTCGTGGTCGCCGTGCTGCTGCGCCGCCGCGAGCCCGCCGTGATGCGGAAGTAG
- a CDS encoding family 2B encapsulin nanocompartment shell protein, with amino-acid sequence MTTPDSATGPAVDEPARDPSADGQLTSLSTRAARQLATTTKSEPQMQAITSRWLLKTLPWVDVKGGAYRVNRRLTLRAGRGRVHFEQNGADDIRVIPQTLTELPILRGYPDVDVLREIAGRFRPREVRAGQVLFEAGQPVTEAYLVVHGRFTRYATGKYGEEEITGVVTDGDQMGDEAVGQSDPLWLSSVRAETAGVVLALPWAVVQEFTERVPSLAAHLQAYVERQRRPTNRKGEAEVPVQAGHVGEPTLPGGFVDYELAPREYELSLTQTVLRVHTRVADLYNHPMDQTQQQLRLTVEEIRERQEWELVNNREFGLLHNVDYGQRISTFTGPPTPDDMDELLSMRRKTKVFLAHPKAIAAFFRQCNRRGLVPGTVSVDGHEVPAWRGVPIFPCGKIPISDDHTSSIIALRTGEADQGVIGLYQTGIPEEHQPGLNVRFMGIDSAAIVNYLVTAYYSLAILVPDAAGILENVQIGRLPE; translated from the coding sequence GTGACCACACCGGACAGCGCCACCGGTCCCGCCGTCGACGAGCCCGCCCGCGACCCATCGGCCGACGGGCAGCTCACCAGCCTGAGCACCCGGGCGGCACGCCAGCTCGCCACGACCACCAAGTCCGAGCCGCAGATGCAGGCCATCACCTCACGATGGCTGCTGAAGACCCTGCCGTGGGTGGACGTCAAGGGCGGCGCCTACCGGGTCAACCGCCGCCTGACGCTGCGCGCGGGCCGCGGCCGGGTGCACTTCGAGCAGAACGGCGCCGACGACATCCGGGTCATCCCTCAGACGCTGACCGAGCTGCCCATCCTGCGCGGCTACCCCGACGTCGACGTGCTGCGTGAGATCGCCGGCCGTTTCCGGCCCCGGGAGGTACGCGCCGGGCAGGTGCTGTTCGAGGCCGGCCAGCCGGTGACGGAGGCGTATCTGGTCGTCCACGGCCGGTTCACCCGCTACGCCACCGGCAAGTACGGCGAGGAGGAGATCACCGGGGTCGTCACCGACGGCGACCAGATGGGCGACGAGGCGGTCGGACAGTCCGATCCGCTGTGGCTGTCCTCGGTGCGGGCCGAGACCGCGGGCGTGGTGCTGGCGCTGCCCTGGGCCGTGGTGCAGGAGTTCACCGAGCGGGTGCCGTCCCTCGCCGCGCATCTCCAGGCGTATGTCGAGCGGCAGCGGCGGCCGACGAACCGCAAGGGCGAGGCCGAGGTTCCGGTGCAGGCGGGCCATGTCGGCGAGCCCACGCTGCCCGGCGGCTTCGTGGACTACGAACTCGCCCCGCGCGAATACGAGTTGTCCCTCACCCAGACCGTGCTGCGGGTGCACACCCGGGTCGCCGACCTCTACAACCACCCGATGGACCAGACCCAGCAGCAGCTCCGCCTCACGGTCGAGGAGATCCGCGAGCGTCAGGAGTGGGAGCTGGTCAACAACCGGGAGTTCGGGCTGCTGCACAACGTCGACTACGGCCAGCGGATCAGCACCTTCACCGGCCCGCCCACCCCGGACGACATGGACGAACTGCTCTCCATGCGGCGCAAGACGAAGGTGTTCCTCGCCCATCCCAAGGCGATCGCGGCGTTCTTCCGACAATGCAACCGGCGTGGACTGGTTCCCGGCACCGTCAGCGTCGACGGCCACGAGGTACCGGCGTGGCGCGGTGTGCCGATCTTTCCCTGTGGCAAGATCCCGATCAGCGACGACCACACCAGCAGCATCATCGCCCTGCGCACCGGCGAGGCCGACCAGGGGGTCATCGGCCTCTATCAGACCGGCATCCCGGAGGAGCACCAGCCGGGCCTGAACGTCCGGTTCATGGGCATCGACTCTGCCGCGATCGTCAACTACCTGGTGACCGCTTACTACTCGCTGGCCATTCTCGTGCCCGACGCGGCCGGGATCCTGGAGAACGTCCAGATCGGCCGGCTCCCCGAATGA
- a CDS encoding aminoglycoside phosphotransferase family protein, whose protein sequence is MHADELDLDAPLVQRLIARRFPEWAALPVRRLASSGTENAMFRLGTDLLVRLPRRPGAVPDVRREQRWLPRLGPLLPFAVPEPVGTGEPDEGYPWPWSVHRWLPGRNPVTGAVREPERLAEDLAGFVRALRGIDPQDGPPGYRGGPLRGRDEPTRAAVAELGARVDRGAVTALWEESLREPEHAGPPVWAHGDLSPGNVLVDEGRLSAVIDFGCAGVGDPAVDLIVAWNLLPASVRDAFRKAVGADDAQWARGRGWALSISLIQLPYYWHTNPALAENSRHVITEILAEAG, encoded by the coding sequence ATGCACGCGGACGAACTCGACCTCGACGCCCCGCTGGTCCAGCGCCTGATCGCCCGCCGGTTCCCGGAGTGGGCCGCGCTGCCGGTACGCCGGCTGGCCTCCTCCGGGACCGAGAACGCCATGTTCCGGCTGGGCACCGACCTGCTGGTACGGCTGCCCCGGCGGCCCGGCGCCGTACCGGACGTGAGGCGGGAACAGCGCTGGCTGCCCCGGCTCGGGCCGCTGCTGCCGTTCGCCGTGCCCGAACCGGTGGGCACCGGCGAGCCGGACGAGGGCTACCCGTGGCCCTGGTCGGTCCACCGCTGGCTTCCAGGGCGCAATCCGGTGACCGGTGCCGTGCGGGAGCCGGAGCGGCTCGCCGAGGACCTCGCGGGGTTCGTGCGGGCGCTGCGCGGGATCGACCCGCAGGACGGACCGCCCGGTTACCGGGGCGGCCCGCTGCGGGGCCGGGACGAGCCCACCCGCGCGGCGGTCGCCGAGCTGGGCGCTCGGGTCGACCGTGGCGCGGTCACGGCGCTGTGGGAGGAGTCCCTGCGCGAGCCGGAGCACGCGGGGCCGCCGGTGTGGGCGCACGGCGACCTCTCCCCCGGGAACGTACTGGTCGACGAAGGACGGCTGAGCGCCGTCATCGACTTCGGCTGCGCGGGAGTGGGTGATCCGGCCGTGGATCTGATCGTGGCCTGGAACCTGCTTCCCGCGTCCGTCCGGGACGCCTTCCGCAAGGCCGTCGGCGCCGACGACGCCCAGTGGGCGCGGGGGCGGGGCTGGGCGCTGTCGATCTCACTGATCCAGCTGCCGTACTACTGGCACACCAACCCGGCGCTGGCGGAGAACTCCCGGCATGTGATCACCGAGATCCTCGCCGAGGCCGGGTGA
- a CDS encoding geranyl diphosphate 2-C-methyltransferase encodes MTTAPVDRTTPVPVPAQSTYQSRVADYWNAEENPVNLELGKIDDLYHHHYGIGAADCSVLDEPDPALRRDRLTAELHRLEHAQAELLASHLGPLTPADRVFDAGCGRGGGSVVAHLRYGCHADGVTISAKQAGFANEQARARGIDDKVRYHHRNMLDTGLETGVYAASWNNESTMYVELDLLFAEHARLLRRGGRYVVITGCYNDTYGQASREVSLINAHYICDIHPRSEYFRAMARNRLVPVHVEDLTEATIPYWELRREAGHLVTGIEDTFLDAYRNGSFQYLLIAADRV; translated from the coding sequence TTGACCACTGCCCCCGTTGACCGGACCACGCCCGTTCCGGTCCCGGCCCAGTCCACCTACCAGAGCCGGGTCGCGGACTACTGGAACGCCGAGGAGAACCCGGTCAACCTCGAACTCGGCAAGATCGACGACTTGTACCACCATCACTACGGCATCGGGGCGGCCGACTGCTCGGTGCTCGACGAGCCCGATCCGGCCCTGCGCCGGGACCGCCTCACCGCCGAACTGCACCGACTGGAGCACGCACAGGCCGAGTTGCTCGCCTCGCACCTCGGTCCCCTGACCCCCGCCGACCGTGTCTTCGACGCGGGCTGCGGCCGGGGCGGCGGCAGTGTCGTGGCACATCTGCGCTACGGCTGCCACGCCGACGGCGTCACCATCTCCGCCAAACAGGCCGGGTTCGCGAACGAGCAGGCGCGGGCGCGGGGCATCGACGACAAGGTGCGCTACCACCACCGCAACATGCTCGACACCGGCCTCGAGACCGGCGTGTACGCGGCGTCCTGGAACAACGAGTCCACGATGTACGTCGAGCTGGACCTGCTGTTCGCCGAGCACGCCCGGCTGCTGCGCCGCGGCGGACGCTATGTGGTGATCACCGGCTGCTACAACGACACCTACGGGCAGGCCTCGCGCGAGGTGTCGCTGATCAACGCCCACTACATCTGCGACATCCACCCGCGCTCGGAGTACTTCAGGGCGATGGCACGCAACCGCCTGGTGCCGGTGCACGTCGAGGATCTGACCGAGGCGACGATCCCCTACTGGGAACTGCGCAGGGAGGCGGGCCATCTGGTCACGGGCATCGAGGACACGTTCCTGGACGCCTACCGCAACGGCAGCTTCCAGTACCTGCTGATCGCGGCCGACCGGGTCTGA
- a CDS encoding streptophobe family protein, with protein MSVPTVSPRPAARHGWAQAVAAVLTGLAVMVLVAALGLWAAGAGDLPDGAFPRVVAATLVTAVGGSVELSGNAGALAQTQAGITVIPLSVTLVGALAIGGGFLRPLRHRAVASARELAGWAARIAALWLLSLIGLALGARQTFAVDVGSGTLSDLTGLFDVTPRVGFTTDVPLTVLFGLLWLAGVLVLALLVARGAPVPGRLLRFQESVRPAAHAMVVLLLAYVVVGLVIALITAATRDHAPATFALILLGLPNLAWLALTIGLGATWNGRVDGPFGLPVPHVLDAILRTPDVSALNLGSLTDYDGRWWWLVAVDAILLLGVAFQMAASSPARVRLWQHAVHLAVALALAVLMICLVGRVSAHYGLSLLGIGNLGGGLSGELFLRPELWRAVGLGALWGLVAGFLGGLLARRVHRRGEVSGP; from the coding sequence GTGAGCGTTCCGACCGTGTCCCCGCGGCCCGCCGCCCGTCATGGCTGGGCGCAGGCCGTGGCCGCGGTGCTGACCGGGCTGGCCGTCATGGTGCTGGTGGCGGCGCTGGGGCTGTGGGCGGCCGGAGCGGGTGACCTGCCGGACGGCGCCTTCCCACGAGTGGTGGCCGCGACCCTGGTCACGGCGGTCGGCGGCAGCGTGGAACTCTCCGGCAACGCGGGCGCGCTGGCGCAGACCCAGGCCGGGATCACCGTGATCCCGCTGTCGGTGACCCTGGTCGGCGCGCTGGCGATCGGCGGGGGATTCCTGCGCCCGCTGCGGCACCGGGCGGTCGCCTCGGCCCGTGAACTGGCCGGCTGGGCCGCCCGGATCGCAGCGCTGTGGCTGCTCTCGCTGATCGGCCTGGCCCTCGGCGCCCGGCAGACCTTCGCCGTCGACGTGGGCAGCGGCACGCTCAGCGACCTGACCGGCCTGTTCGACGTCACGCCCCGGGTCGGTTTCACCACGGACGTGCCGCTGACGGTGCTGTTCGGCCTGCTGTGGCTGGCCGGGGTGCTGGTGCTGGCGCTGCTGGTCGCGCGCGGGGCGCCGGTGCCGGGGCGGCTGCTGCGGTTCCAGGAGTCGGTGCGCCCGGCGGCGCACGCGATGGTGGTGCTGCTCCTCGCGTACGTCGTCGTCGGCCTGGTCATCGCGCTGATCACGGCGGCCACTCGCGATCACGCTCCGGCGACCTTCGCGCTGATCCTGCTCGGCCTGCCCAATCTGGCCTGGCTGGCCCTCACCATCGGCCTCGGGGCGACCTGGAACGGCCGCGTGGACGGTCCGTTCGGCCTGCCCGTCCCGCACGTCCTGGACGCGATCCTGCGCACCCCGGACGTCTCCGCGCTGAACCTCGGCTCGCTCACCGACTACGACGGCCGGTGGTGGTGGCTGGTGGCCGTCGACGCGATCCTGCTGCTGGGTGTGGCCTTCCAGATGGCCGCTAGCTCACCGGCCCGGGTCCGCCTGTGGCAGCACGCCGTACACCTGGCCGTGGCGCTGGCGCTGGCGGTGCTGATGATCTGCCTGGTCGGCCGTGTCTCGGCGCACTACGGACTCTCCCTGCTCGGCATCGGCAACCTGGGGGGCGGGCTGTCCGGCGAGCTGTTCCTCAGGCCCGAGCTGTGGCGGGCGGTGGGCCTGGGGGCGCTGTGGGGACTGGTCGCCGGGTTCCTGGGCGGCCTGCTGGCCCGGCGGGTCCACCGGCGGGGCGAGGTGAGCGGGCCCTGA
- a CDS encoding VOC family protein — MTTDGFITCLWFDGQAEEAAQYYVSIFKNSAIGRVGRYTEAGPGPAGSVLVVEFTANGQKFVALNGGPQFTFNEAISFQIMCADQEEIDYYWTRLTEDGGEGGPCGWLKDRYGVSWQVVYDRMPDLLGDPDQEKAARTMKAMMAMGKLDVAALEKAYAGE; from the coding sequence ATGACCACCGACGGATTCATCACCTGTCTCTGGTTCGACGGCCAGGCCGAGGAGGCCGCGCAGTACTACGTGTCGATCTTCAAGAACTCCGCCATCGGTCGCGTCGGCCGCTACACCGAGGCCGGTCCCGGCCCGGCCGGCTCCGTGCTGGTCGTCGAGTTCACGGCCAACGGCCAGAAGTTCGTCGCACTCAACGGCGGCCCCCAGTTCACGTTCAACGAGGCGATCTCCTTCCAGATCATGTGTGCCGACCAGGAGGAGATCGACTACTACTGGACCAGGCTCACCGAGGACGGCGGCGAGGGCGGCCCCTGCGGCTGGCTCAAGGACAGGTACGGCGTCTCCTGGCAGGTCGTCTACGACCGGATGCCGGACCTGCTCGGCGACCCCGACCAGGAGAAGGCGGCCCGCACCATGAAGGCGATGATGGCCATGGGCAAGCTGGACGTCGCCGCACTGGAGAAGGCGTACGCGGGGGAGTAG
- a CDS encoding RNA polymerase sigma factor SigF, producing MNTAGIRSEAEVAESTEQDRTGEESVSLPGIADPTSVAPRDARELSRQFFRRLAELEEGTHEYQYARNTLIEMNMSLVRFAAGRFRGRGDDMEDIVQTGMIGLIKAIDRFELAREVEFTSFALPYIVGEIKRFFRDTTWAVHVPRRLQELRVELAKAREELSSRLDRDPTVAELATLMNLSEDEVVEAQLASNGYNSSSLDAALTSGGTEDGEAVLADFIGVEEEGLRLVEDFHALAPLMAELSDRDRQIIHLRFVEEATQAEIGARLGCSQMHVSRLIKRIISRLRQGMLVDA from the coding sequence ATGAACACCGCCGGGATCCGGTCGGAAGCAGAGGTCGCCGAGAGCACCGAGCAGGACAGGACGGGCGAGGAATCTGTATCACTGCCTGGCATCGCGGACCCGACGTCCGTCGCGCCGCGTGACGCACGGGAGCTGTCCCGCCAGTTCTTCCGCCGGCTGGCCGAGCTGGAAGAGGGCACGCACGAGTACCAGTACGCGCGCAACACCCTCATCGAGATGAACATGTCGCTGGTGCGGTTCGCGGCCGGACGGTTCCGGGGCCGCGGCGACGACATGGAGGACATCGTCCAGACCGGCATGATCGGCCTGATCAAGGCCATCGACCGGTTCGAGCTGGCCCGCGAGGTGGAGTTCACCTCCTTCGCGCTGCCGTACATCGTCGGTGAGATCAAGCGGTTCTTCCGGGACACGACGTGGGCGGTGCACGTGCCGCGCCGGCTCCAGGAGCTGCGGGTGGAGCTGGCCAAGGCGCGCGAGGAGCTGTCCAGCCGGCTGGACCGGGATCCGACGGTGGCCGAGCTGGCGACCCTGATGAACCTCTCCGAGGACGAGGTGGTCGAGGCCCAGCTCGCCTCCAACGGGTACAACTCCTCTTCCCTGGACGCCGCGCTCACCAGCGGCGGGACGGAGGACGGCGAGGCGGTGCTCGCCGACTTCATCGGCGTGGAGGAGGAGGGGCTGCGGCTCGTGGAGGACTTCCACGCGCTCGCCCCGCTGATGGCGGAGCTCAGCGACCGGGACCGGCAGATCATCCACCTGCGGTTCGTCGAGGAGGCCACCCAGGCGGAGATCGGGGCACGGCTCGGCTGCTCCCAGATGCATGTGTCCCGGCTGATCAAGCGGATCATCAGCCGGCTGCGCCAGGGGATGCTCGTCGACGCCTGA
- a CDS encoding family 2 encapsulin nanocompartment cargo protein terpene cyclase, with protein sequence MTTPTTGYRLPGPPNLAQSLKNRRSGAIPGLLYRPAVPADPEKTAEVDRRLETWARELDLFPTAWKGDFSGFQFGRAVVLQHPGGLDLDRLTAAGKLLLAENIVDSCYCEEDEGRGGSRRGLGGPLIIAQSALDPYHGIPELEEEWRRGIQADGPLRSYRFALEDYATFATPSQTDRFVHDIARLHMGYLAEAAWMETGYVPRVWEYLVMRQFNNFRPCLSLVDAVDGYELPEQIYARPEIQRITALACNATTIVNDLYSFTKELASDPDHLNLPQVVAANERCGLKAAYLKSVEIHNRIMEAFEEESAVLSATSPLVERYARGLAAWVSGNHEWHATNTHRYHLPDYW encoded by the coding sequence ATGACCACACCCACGACCGGCTACCGGCTGCCCGGCCCCCCGAACCTCGCCCAGAGCCTCAAGAACCGGCGCAGCGGAGCCATCCCCGGGCTGCTGTACCGGCCCGCGGTGCCCGCCGACCCCGAGAAGACGGCCGAGGTCGACCGCCGCCTGGAGACCTGGGCACGGGAGCTGGACCTGTTTCCCACGGCCTGGAAGGGAGACTTCTCCGGCTTCCAGTTCGGCCGGGCCGTCGTGCTCCAGCACCCGGGCGGCCTCGACCTGGACCGTCTCACCGCCGCCGGGAAGCTGCTGCTGGCCGAGAACATCGTCGACTCCTGCTACTGCGAGGAGGACGAGGGCAGGGGCGGATCACGGCGCGGCCTGGGCGGCCCGCTGATCATCGCGCAGTCGGCGCTCGACCCCTACCACGGCATCCCGGAGCTGGAGGAGGAGTGGCGCCGGGGCATCCAGGCCGACGGTCCGCTGCGTTCGTACCGCTTCGCCCTCGAGGACTACGCCACGTTCGCCACGCCCAGCCAGACCGACCGGTTCGTGCACGACATCGCCCGGCTGCACATGGGTTATCTCGCCGAGGCCGCCTGGATGGAGACGGGGTACGTGCCGCGGGTCTGGGAGTACCTGGTGATGCGGCAGTTCAACAACTTCCGTCCCTGTCTGTCGCTCGTCGACGCCGTGGACGGCTATGAACTGCCCGAACAGATCTACGCCCGCCCCGAGATCCAGCGGATCACGGCCCTGGCCTGCAACGCCACCACGATCGTCAACGACCTCTACTCCTTCACCAAGGAACTGGCGAGCGACCCCGACCATCTGAACCTGCCGCAGGTCGTCGCCGCCAACGAGCGGTGCGGGCTGAAGGCCGCCTATCTGAAGTCCGTCGAGATCCACAACCGGATCATGGAGGCCTTCGAGGAGGAGTCGGCCGTACTGTCCGCCACCTCGCCCCTCGTGGAGCGGTACGCCCGGGGGCTCGCCGCCTGGGTGTCCGGCAACCACGAGTGGCACGCCACCAACACCCACCGCTACCACCTGCCCGACTACTGGTGA
- a CDS encoding serine/threonine-protein kinase, giving the protein MARETSLFSGRPSELIGRRIAGYLVESEIGRGGMAVVYRARDLRLDRIVALKLLAPELARNDTFRKRFTHESQVAAAIDHPHIVPVFEAGETDGVLFIAMRYVSGSDLRRLLDLRGPLPLPDAVRIAAQVASALDAAHEHGLVHRDVKPGNILVAEGIDTDHPEHVYLTDFGLTKKSLSLTGFTSVGQFVGTLDYVAPEQISGRPVDGRCDVYGLACVVYEALAGRPPFLRDDDMALLWAHQYDDPPAPSEACPGLDPAVDPVFAKALAKSPDARHDTCLAFVAALRATLDSGAGPADARPAPGPDTETDHEVSGPPSPPHWADPVYRSGATS; this is encoded by the coding sequence ATGGCGCGCGAGACCAGCCTGTTCTCCGGCCGGCCCTCGGAGCTGATCGGCCGGCGGATCGCGGGCTACCTCGTCGAGAGCGAGATCGGGCGCGGCGGCATGGCCGTCGTCTACCGCGCCCGCGACCTGCGCCTGGACCGCATCGTCGCCCTCAAGCTGCTCGCCCCCGAACTCGCCCGCAACGACACCTTCCGCAAGCGATTCACCCATGAGTCCCAGGTGGCCGCGGCGATCGACCACCCGCACATCGTGCCGGTCTTCGAGGCAGGCGAGACCGACGGGGTGCTCTTCATCGCCATGCGGTACGTCTCCGGCAGCGATCTGCGCCGTCTGCTCGACCTGCGCGGACCGCTGCCGTTGCCCGACGCCGTGCGGATCGCCGCGCAGGTGGCCTCCGCCCTCGACGCCGCCCACGAGCACGGCCTGGTGCACCGGGACGTCAAGCCCGGCAACATCCTGGTCGCCGAGGGCATCGACACCGACCACCCCGAGCACGTGTACCTGACCGACTTCGGGCTGACCAAGAAGTCGCTGTCGCTGACCGGCTTCACCAGCGTCGGCCAGTTCGTCGGCACCCTCGACTACGTGGCACCGGAGCAGATCTCCGGCCGCCCGGTCGACGGCCGCTGCGACGTCTACGGCCTGGCCTGCGTCGTCTACGAGGCCCTCGCCGGCCGCCCGCCGTTCCTCCGCGACGACGACATGGCCCTGCTCTGGGCCCACCAGTACGACGATCCGCCCGCACCGAGCGAGGCCTGCCCCGGCCTCGACCCCGCGGTGGACCCGGTCTTCGCCAAGGCACTGGCCAAGAGCCCCGACGCCCGCCACGACACCTGTCTCGCCTTCGTCGCCGCCCTGCGCGCCACCCTGGATTCCGGCGCCGGCCCGGCCGATGCCCGTCCGGCGCCGGGGCCCGACACGGAGACGGACCACGAGGTGAGCGGGCCGCCGAGCCCCCCGCACTGGGCGGACCCGGTGTACCGGTCCGGGGCGACGTCGTGA